The nucleotide sequence TCCGATGTGTTCGTGCAGAATTTCCGGCCGGGCGTGGCCGAGCGCATCGGCATCGGTGAAGCGGCTATCCGCGAGGTGGCGCCGGATATCATCTACGTATCGATCAGCGGTTTCGGCGCGGACGGGCCGTATGCGGCCAAGCCGGTCTATGATCCGCTGGTGCAGGCGCTGTCGGGGCTGGCCAGCATTCAGGGCGGCTCGGACGTGGCGCGGCCGCGCCTGGTACGCACGATCCTGCCCGACAAGCTCACCGGTTATGTCGCCGCCCAGGCGATCACGGCTGCCTTGCTCGCGCGGGCCAACGGCGGTGGCGGGCAGCACATACAGTTGTCGATGCTCGACGCCGTGATCGATTTTCTCTGGCATTCCGACATGAACAGCCAGACGTTCGTCGGCGCCGACATAGACCAGTCGCAGGCCGCCAGTTTCATCGATCTGATTTACCAGACCACCACGGGTTACATCAGTGTCGCGGTGCAGACCGACGCCCAGTGGCAGGCGCTCACCGAGGCCCTGGAAACCCCGCATTGGCGCGACGATCCGCGTTTCGCGACGCCAGCGGATCGTCAGGACAACATCGATGCCCGGCTGGCGCTGACCCAGGAGCGACTGCGTCAAGCCAGTGCGGAACACTGGCTCGAGCGGCTGACGGAATACGGCGTGCCCTGTGCGCCGGTGCTCACGCGTTCGGATCTGGTCGATCATCCACAGATCCGGGCCAACGGCAGCGTACTGGAAACCGATCACGCAATCGCCGGGCGCCTGCGTCAGGCCCGGCCGGCGGCGCGTTTTTCCGCAGCCGGTGAGATGCCCATGCGCGGCGCCCCACGGCTGGCCGCCGATACCCGATCGGTGCTTGCGGATGCCGGTTACGACGCCGCCGCGATCGCGGCCCTGATCGACAGTGGGGCGGTGGCTGTCGCCGATACGCAAGGCAACGCCGGATGATCGATTTCTATTACTGGCCCACGCCCAACGGCTGGAAGATATCGATCCTGCTCGAGGAACTGGGCCTCGCGTACCGGAGCATGGCGGTAGATATCAATGCGGGGGATCAGTTTGACCCCGAGTTTCTGGCGATATCGCCGAATAACCGCATGCCGGCCATCGTCGATCACGCCCCGCCGCCCGACTACGGCGAGGCCGCGGTGTCGGTGTTCGAATCGGGCGCGATCGCGCGCTATCTGGCGAAAAAGGCCGGCGCGTTGTACCCGCCGGATGCGCGCCTTCGCACCCAGATCGACGAATGGCTGTTCTGGCAGGTCGGCAATCTCGGTCCCATGGGCGGGCAGATGAGCCATTATGTCAACTACGCACCCGGCGAACATGCGTATTCCGAGACACGCTATCGCAATGAGTATCATCGCTGTCTCGGCGTGCTGGAGCGGCGGTTGGCCGATCGCGATTACCTGGTCGGCGAGACTTACACCATCGCCGATATCATCAACTGGCCGTGGGTGTTGATCGCCAGGGCCATGGGGCAGCCGCTGGACGAATTTCCGCGGGTCGCGGCCTGGCGCCAGCGCATCAAGCAACGCCCCGCGGTCCAGCGCGGTGTGGATCTCGGCAAGCAGTGGCGGGGCGGCCAGCCGAAAAGCGAGGCGGCACGGCGGCGACTGTTCGAGCAGACCGCGGATACGGCGCGGACATCTTCGCGCGACTGAGCGCGACCAGTACAATTCCGGCCTTCGTCAGCCCCCGGGGCTCATCGATCGTCAGGAGAAAGGTCATGTTTGCGTTCATCAAGGCGTTTGTTGCCGGGCTTATTGCCATGCTCGGTTTCAATCAGGGGTTGCTCTGGCTGTTCGATCGCCTGTCGATTGCGAACACCACGAGCTGGAGCCCGCAGGATCTGCTGGGGACCGGCATACCGGTCGTGGCATGGCTGGCGCTCTGGGGCGCGCTGTGGGGTCTGGTGGTCTGGTCGCTCGTACGCCGTGCCGAGGCGGCGGGCTATTACGTGGGCGCGATCATTCTGGGTGGCGTGCTGCTGACCGGCGGCGCCGCAGCGATCACGCCCTGGCTGGGCGGCGCGCTGTTCGGCGTGTCCCTGACCGGTTATGCGATGAACGCGATCGGCGTGGTGCTGGCGGCCAATGCGGCCTACGGCCTGGGCTTCGCCGTGATCATGCGACTGTTGCATCCGCCGCGTTGAGCGGGCCGCCGCGGCCGTCGCAGCACGAAACAGGTCGGCTCGCCGTCATCGCGGCCATGACTGACGAGACAGGGATCGCCGCCGTGACTGCGCGTCAGTCAGCGGCGGACGCTCAATCCCGGGCCGGGGCCGCTGCACTTGGTGGTGGTGAACACGCGGCTGCGTTCGCGCATCGCGATCCGGCTCTGCAGCGCGTTCATCCGATCCCGGGTGTCGACCGCTTCGGTCAGATCGGTGGCGAACCCGGCCAGCCGCCAGGCTGCGCCGGCGCTACCGCGTGCCGGAAAAGCACGATCACGAATTCAGCGGATTTCGCCGTCCGGTCGATCGATACGGAAGCTCTCATGGTATGGCCCGTGTGCCGCGTCGCGCTTGAACGTCTTGCGTACCCGTTCGCGATCGCTTGCATGAACCCGGACCAGTCGTTTTCCCGGGTCTTCGTGGAGACCGGCACACGGTTGTCCCCAGATGTGCTCATACGCGTATAAATCGGTTCGTCGCCGGGCGGATTGGTCATCCAGAATACTTCCCGGCTATGCTCGGCGAGTTCGCGCAAGCGGGGCGTGTCGCGTCGCGCCAGACCCGAGCACGGTGACGCGATCTGTGGATGCGCCGTGGCAAGGTCCCTGGGCCGGGCGCTGGCGTGTCGAGTACGTGACATGGGACCGATCGGTTAGCGGTGGCGAAACACCCCCCGCGACCATAATATATGGGCGTTGCGTATGGTCGCCTTGGCGGCGCGCGCGAGATAGAGGCCGGGTAGCCAGGAGACGCTATGCGTAATGATTTTGCTGTTCATATCGTAGACGATGACCCCGGCGTTCGGGAGTCAATGAAAACGCTGGTGCGGGGCGCCGAATATCCGGCGTTTTGCTATCCCAGCGCTTCGGCTTTTCTGGAGCGCTGCGATTCGGTGACGGGGTGTGCGCTGATTGACCTGCGCCTGCAGGATATGGACGGCATCGCGCTGCAGAAGGAATTGATCGCGCGGCAAAGCCCGCTCGATATCGTCATGATGAGCGCTTATGGGGATATCGAACATGCCGTCGAAGCGATGCGCCTCGGCGCGGTCGATTTCCTTGAAAAGCCCTTCGACCCCGATTACCTGCTCAAGCAACTGTACGAGCTTTCGCGCGCGAGCGACACGAATGAACGTCTCCAGCGCGAAGCGCGGCAGCGGGCGGCGCTGATCGATACCCTGACACCGCGCGAAAAGCAGGTGCTCAGCGGTATTGTCGACGGCCAGGCAAACAAGCAGGTAGCGGCCGATCTCGGCATCAGCGCGCGCACGGTGGAAACGCATCGCGTCCACATCATGCAGAAGTTGCAGGCGGATTCGCTGGCGCATCTGGTGCGCATCTGGCTGGCCGCAGCCGCGCTGCAGGAAACCGCGTCCGAGCCATGAGCCGTCCGGGCTCGACCGGTTGTATCCGAACCTCGAATGCGAACAAGAAAAGCCGCTGATCAACAATCAGCGGCTTTTTTTCACGGCGCTACAATCGCGGCCCGCGGCCTCGCACCGCATTGGATATGAGGGCGAGCACGAACAGCACGATAAAGATGAAGAACAGGATCTTGGCGATCGACGCCGCACCCGCGGCAATCCCGCCGAAACCGAAAACCGCCGCGATGATGGCGATGATGAAAAATACGACAGCCCATCCGAGCATGACTCAACTCCTTGTTGTCGCGCTGCGTCAAGCCGGTCGAGCGAAAGTACTCGATTCGATGTTCGCGCATTCTCGCCGACGCTTCCGCATAGTCCTGAGTATCGCGTGCCATCATGTATGAAACATGAACCGCGTGGTGAGAATTTCGTCTTTTTTGAGACGGCGTTCAACCGAGTTGCGAATCCAGATGTTTCTCGATCTCGGCATCGTTCTGGCGGGTCCAGTCCTTGTCGATGCTGGCCGCCACGCATTGCGACAGCGGGCTGTCCAGATGCTCGCGCAGCCGGCCCAGGAAGTGGGGCGCGGCGACCAGCACGAGTTCATCGAAAGCGTTGTCGTTGAATCCCGACTTGAGTCGGGCCACGACTTCCTTGGCAAACATGTCTTCGTGCTTTTCGCTGGTTCGGGTTTGCGGATCGGCCTGGTGGCGCCCGTGCGCCGCCGAATCCTCGATTTCGCCCTTGCCGCCGGTGCGCAGATCGCCTTCGTGTTTGCGACTCTCGTCGTGATAGAACGCGTCCACGCGGGACAGGGCGCCGATTCCTTGACGCGAAAACAACCGTGCGGCGGCTGCATCGGCGACCAGAATCCATTGCTTGGCCATGAAACCTCGCTTTGTCGGTGGCAACCGACCTTTTAGAACTTGCGTTCGAATTCCCTGAGTTTTTCCTCGGCGGCCTGCTTGGTATCGCCGTACTTCTCCTGGATCTTGCCGAGCAGGTTCTCGCGCTTGCCGCGAACCTGTTCTATATCGTCATCGGTCAAGCGGCCCCAGTGCTCGCGTACGGCACCCTTGATGCGATCCCACTGGCCTTCGAACTGATCATCGTTCATGACGAACTCTTGGTTGCAAAACGCATGAAACACGCTAACAGCGCGCGTTGACCACACCATCCGGGCAATTACCCAGGCGCGCTCCGGCGGGCGCAAGCATTCGCGGTCGCCGGGCATAATCTTTAAGCTCGGGACTTCGCCTTCCAATGCCCATGCCATGGCCGAACACGCCCGTTCCGATCTCGCCGACCGGCTTTTCCAGGCCCACGTCGCCCATGAACTATCGGCCTGGCGCGGGGAGCGCGGTCGGCAGCGCCTGGCCGGTCTGGTCGACACGTTCTGGGACTGGGCCGAGCGCACCACGCTCACCGAACTGGTCGATTGCGACACCATGGGCGGTGCCGCCGAGCGCCTGGTACTGGATCTCGACCTGCCGGATCAGCTGGGGGGCGTCATCGGGGGTATTGCCGATGACCTGGTACGACTGGACGTCAATCGCGACACGCGTGTGCGCGATGTGATCGATCAATCGCTGTTTGACGAGGGCGTGACCCTGGCGGTGGAGCTCGAAACCCTGCGGGCGCGGCTCGTACAGCGGCTGTTGAAAAGCCCGGTATACACTGCGCTGGCGTCCGACATTCTGTATCAGGGCATCAAGGACTATATTTTTTCCGATTCCGGGGCGATCCGTTCGATTCCGGGCGTATCACGGCTGGTCAAGGGCTCTTCGAGCGCGGTCAGCCGGCGCATGCCGGGACTGGAGGCACAGGTCGAAAGCCGGGTGAAGGCCTATATCGAGGCCAATACCGCGCGCACGCTCGCACGTACCGAGACCTACCTGCTGGAATCGCTGGATGGCGATCGTCTGCGGGCGCTGGCCGATGAAATATGGCGGGCGGCGGCCGACAAGCCATTGTCGATCGCCGACGCCATCGATTCGGACGAACTGCAACGGCTGGTCGACTACGGCCTGCAGGTCTGGCGCTCGCTGCGCGAGACCGAATACCTCGGCGTGATGATCGACCAGGGCGTGCAGATGTTTTTCGCACGCCACGGTGACGACACGCTCGCCGAGCTGATGCGTCATGTCGGTCTCGAGCGCGAGGTGCTGGCCGGCGAGGTGGCCGCACTGGCACCGGATATCATCGACGGTCTGGCTGAAACCGGTCTGCTCGAGACCTGGGTGCGCGCCCAGCTCGCCGATTTCTATGACTCGGACGCCTTCGCCGCCGTCATGCGCGGCGACGACTGATCCGGATCAATCGTCGCCGGCCAGCACCCGCTGTATGAAGGCGGGCTGGGCGAAGGCGGCGTGGTGCATCGCCAGCGTGTAGTACGCCGTGTCAAAGGCCGGCTCGGCCGTGGGCGCGGCCAGTGCCAGGTCGTCGCGGGCGGCGAGCGTGGCCGACCACCAGCCGGTGGGGTAGCTCGGCTGCGGAAAACTCAGCAGGTGTGTGGCCGCGAAGCCGGCGCGGCGCAGGCCGCCGTGCATGTCGCGGATCAACTCGGCGTGCGCCAGCGGCGACTCGCTCTGCTGAACCAGCAGGCCGTGCGGGGCGAGCACGCGATGGCATTGCTGGTAGAAGGCCTGGTTGAACAGGCCCTCGGCCGGGCCGATGGGGTCGGTACTGTCGATGATGATCAGATCCACCGATGCATCGCCGGCGGCTGCCATCCAGGCCACGCCGTCCTCGAAGGCGAGCGTCGCTCTCGGGTCGTCGTTCGATTCGACCAGTGCGGGGAAGTACTGCTCGGCCACGCGGGTGACCCGCTCGTCGATATCGATCTGCGTGACCGATTCGACGCTGTCGTGCTTGAGCACTTCGCGCAACGTGCCGCAGTCGCCGCCGCCGATGATCACCACGCGCCGGGCATTGCCGTGGGCGAAGATCGCCGGGTGCGTGATCATTTCGTGATAGACGAAATTGTCGCGGTCGGTGAGCATCACCAGACCGTCGATCGTCAGCAGCCGGCCGAAGGTCTCCGTCTCGTAGACCGCGATGGTCTGGTAGTCCGAGGTTTCTTCATGCAGTTTGTTTCGAATTTTCAACGAAAACCCGACGCCGAGTTCGTCGCTGGCCTCGGTGAACCACGATTCGTCCGCTACCATGGCGCGGTATGCTCCTTCGCCGCCGTCGGCGGCTCGATTCCACTGGATGAGTTCGCAGTATAGATGATGTCCGTATCCGCCCGAGAAGCCGCCGCCGAAGCCCGTGACTGGACGCTCGACGATGCGCGCCGCCTGTATCGTGTCGCCACCTGGGGCGATGGTTATTTCGGCATCAACGAGGCCGGGCATGCCGAAGTCCGGCCGGCCGCCGACATGCCCGGGGTCGATCTCGATGCCCTGGCGGACGAGATCCGGGACGCCGGCCTGCGCCTGCCGGTGCTGGTGCGCTTTACCGATATCCTGGGCGACCGGCTCAACCGGTTGGCCGATGCCTTCGACGCCGCTCGCGCGGCGCATGACTATGCCGGGCGGTATACCGTGGTGTATCCGGTCAAGGTCAACCAGCAGCGGTCGGTGGTCGAGCATCTGGTGACGGCCGGCGGCGACCGCGCCGGGCTCGAAGCCGGCAGCAAGCCCGAGTTGATGGCCGTGCTCGCGCTGGCCCGCCCCGGTTCGACCATCGTATGCAATGGCTACAAGGATCGTTCCTTCCTGCGCCTGGCGCTGGCCGGGCAGCAGCTGGGCCACCGCGTTTACATCGTGGTCGAGAAACCCTCGGAACTGGCGCCGATCGCCGAGCTGGCCGATGCGCTCGGCCTGCGGCCGCGGCTGGGCCTGCGGGTTCGCCTGGCCAGCGTCGCGGCGGGCCACTGGCAGAACACCGGCGGCGAGAAATCCAAGTTCGGCCTGACCGCCGATCAGGTGGTCGCGGCCGTGGCCCGGATGCGCGAACTGGGCATTCTCGACTGTGTATCCATGCTGCATGTGCATGTCGGTTCGCAGGTCGCCGATCATGCCGCGCTCGCCCGGGCCATGGACGAGACCGCGCATCTGTACCGCAGCCTGCGCGCCCTGGGCGCGCCGGTCGATACGGTCGACGTCGGCGGCGGGCTGGCGGTGGACTACGAAGGCCGCGGGGCGCGTTCGTTCTGTTCGATGAACTACGGCGTGCCCGACTACGCCGAAGTCGTGGTCGGCGCGTTGGCCCGTGTGGCCGAGCGATTCGACCTGCCGGCGCCGAACATCATCAGCGAATCGGGCCGCGCGCTCACCGCCCATCATGCGGTACTGCTGACCCAGGTCATCGACAGCGAAACCAGCGTGAACGTGGCGCCGGCGGCGCTCGACGACACCCTGTCGGCCTCGGCCCAGCTCGATCGGGTGGCGGCGCATCTGGCCGACGTGCAGGCGCGCTTTGTCGCCGGTGAACTCGGGCTGGCCGAGCGCGCCGAGGCCGAGCGCGAGGCGGCGGCGGTGTATCGTGCGCTCGCCGCGCGGGTCCCCGAAGACGCCGACGATCGCGCGGCGGTCACCGCGGCGCGCGAAAAACTCGCGACCAAGTATTTCGTGAATTTCTCGGTGTTCCAGTCGGTGCCCGATGTCTGGGCACTGGATCAGATTTTCCCCGTAATGCCGCTGGCCCGGCTCGACGAAGCGCCGGACCAGAACGCGCGGCTGTGCGATCTGACCTGCGACTCGGACGGCCGGCTCGACCGCTATGTCGACGACAACGGGCTCGACACCACGCTGCCGCTGCATGCGCTGCGCGACGACGAGGTCTATCGGATCGGTATCTTCATGGTCGGGGCCTACCAGGAGAACCTGGGCGACATGCACAATCTGTTCGGCGACACTGACGTCGTCGATGTGGAGATCCACGACGGGAACTGGCAACTGGGCGACGCCCAGCACGGCGATCGCACCGACGAATTGTTGACCTACGTGCACTTCGAGCCCGAGGCGTTGCGCCGGGCCTATCGCCGCAAGCTGACGGCGGCCGGGCTGGCGCCGCGCCAGCGCGCCGAATGCGAGGCGCTGCTGGAGGCGGGGCTGGCCGGTTATACCTATCTTCTCGAGTCGTGACCGGCCGTATGGAACGGCCCGGGTGCCCGTCACTGCCGGCCTGTCTCGATGTGACCTTGTCCGGAAAAGGCGGCGGACCGCCCACGGCCCGACCGGCCGTGGGCGAGCGCGGGCCCGCCCATGGCCGATCGTGGGGCGAACGGTTTCAGTCCCGGGCGGCGACCTGAATCAATTCCGGGGTCGGGCGTGTCAGGTCGAGCGCGCTCAGCGTGCCGCCCCAGGCCGCGCCGGTATCGATGCCCCAGACGTTGTATTCCGGCCATGCGACGCGCTCAAGGGCAGACCAGTGACCAAACACGATGCGCTGGCCCGCGCTGACTCGCCCGGGGACTGCGAACCACGGTGTCAGTTCCGGCGGCGCGCCGGCCAGGGTCTTCTTGTAGTCCATGTCGAGGCGCCGGTTCGGCCCCACGAAGCGTAGACGCGTGAGCGCGTTGGCGATGAAGCGCAGCCGTGGTACGCCGCGCAGGCCGGAATGCCAGCGCTCCGGCGTATTGCCGAAAAGCTGGCCGAGAAACGCCGCATGGTCGGGCGCGCGCAAAGCGGCCTCCAACTCGCGCGCGCGTGCCAGTCCCTCGGCAACGGGCCAGCCCGGCGGCAGCCCGG is from Salinisphaera sp. LB1 and encodes:
- a CDS encoding CaiB/BaiF CoA-transferase family protein, whose protein sequence is MKQPLNGYRVCDMTAMISGPLATMQLADQGADVIKVERPGVGDYTRLASNRRAGMSASFLNNNRNKRSLALDLKHSEGLAVLKRIAATSDVFVQNFRPGVAERIGIGEAAIREVAPDIIYVSISGFGADGPYAAKPVYDPLVQALSGLASIQGGSDVARPRLVRTILPDKLTGYVAAQAITAALLARANGGGGQHIQLSMLDAVIDFLWHSDMNSQTFVGADIDQSQAASFIDLIYQTTTGYISVAVQTDAQWQALTEALETPHWRDDPRFATPADRQDNIDARLALTQERLRQASAEHWLERLTEYGVPCAPVLTRSDLVDHPQIRANGSVLETDHAIAGRLRQARPAARFSAAGEMPMRGAPRLAADTRSVLADAGYDAAAIAALIDSGAVAVADTQGNAG
- a CDS encoding glutathione S-transferase family protein encodes the protein MIDFYYWPTPNGWKISILLEELGLAYRSMAVDINAGDQFDPEFLAISPNNRMPAIVDHAPPPDYGEAAVSVFESGAIARYLAKKAGALYPPDARLRTQIDEWLFWQVGNLGPMGGQMSHYVNYAPGEHAYSETRYRNEYHRCLGVLERRLADRDYLVGETYTIADIINWPWVLIARAMGQPLDEFPRVAAWRQRIKQRPAVQRGVDLGKQWRGGQPKSEAARRRLFEQTADTARTSSRD
- a CDS encoding PAS domain-containing protein, which translates into the protein MLDDQSARRRTDLYAYEHIWGQPCAGLHEDPGKRLVRVHASDRERVRKTFKRDAAHGPYHESFRIDRPDGEIR
- a CDS encoding response regulator; this translates as MRNDFAVHIVDDDPGVRESMKTLVRGAEYPAFCYPSASAFLERCDSVTGCALIDLRLQDMDGIALQKELIARQSPLDIVMMSAYGDIEHAVEAMRLGAVDFLEKPFDPDYLLKQLYELSRASDTNERLQREARQRAALIDTLTPREKQVLSGIVDGQANKQVAADLGISARTVETHRVHIMQKLQADSLAHLVRIWLAAAALQETASEP
- a CDS encoding DUF1328 domain-containing protein encodes the protein MLGWAVVFFIIAIIAAVFGFGGIAAGAASIAKILFFIFIVLFVLALISNAVRGRGPRL
- a CDS encoding host attachment protein, which gives rise to MAKQWILVADAAAARLFSRQGIGALSRVDAFYHDESRKHEGDLRTGGKGEIEDSAAHGRHQADPQTRTSEKHEDMFAKEVVARLKSGFNDNAFDELVLVAAPHFLGRLREHLDSPLSQCVAASIDKDWTRQNDAEIEKHLDSQLG
- a CDS encoding CsbD family protein: MNDDQFEGQWDRIKGAVREHWGRLTDDDIEQVRGKRENLLGKIQEKYGDTKQAAEEKLREFERKF
- the speE gene encoding polyamine aminopropyltransferase, yielding MVADESWFTEASDELGVGFSLKIRNKLHEETSDYQTIAVYETETFGRLLTIDGLVMLTDRDNFVYHEMITHPAIFAHGNARRVVIIGGGDCGTLREVLKHDSVESVTQIDIDERVTRVAEQYFPALVESNDDPRATLAFEDGVAWMAAAGDASVDLIIIDSTDPIGPAEGLFNQAFYQQCHRVLAPHGLLVQQSESPLAHAELIRDMHGGLRRAGFAATHLLSFPQPSYPTGWWSATLAARDDLALAAPTAEPAFDTAYYTLAMHHAAFAQPAFIQRVLAGDD
- the speA gene encoding biosynthetic arginine decarboxylase; translated protein: MMSVSAREAAAEARDWTLDDARRLYRVATWGDGYFGINEAGHAEVRPAADMPGVDLDALADEIRDAGLRLPVLVRFTDILGDRLNRLADAFDAARAAHDYAGRYTVVYPVKVNQQRSVVEHLVTAGGDRAGLEAGSKPELMAVLALARPGSTIVCNGYKDRSFLRLALAGQQLGHRVYIVVEKPSELAPIAELADALGLRPRLGLRVRLASVAAGHWQNTGGEKSKFGLTADQVVAAVARMRELGILDCVSMLHVHVGSQVADHAALARAMDETAHLYRSLRALGAPVDTVDVGGGLAVDYEGRGARSFCSMNYGVPDYAEVVVGALARVAERFDLPAPNIISESGRALTAHHAVLLTQVIDSETSVNVAPAALDDTLSASAQLDRVAAHLADVQARFVAGELGLAERAEAEREAAAVYRALAARVPEDADDRAAVTAAREKLATKYFVNFSVFQSVPDVWALDQIFPVMPLARLDEAPDQNARLCDLTCDSDGRLDRYVDDNGLDTTLPLHALRDDEVYRIGIFMVGAYQENLGDMHNLFGDTDVVDVEIHDGNWQLGDAQHGDRTDELLTYVHFEPEALRRAYRRKLTAAGLAPRQRAECEALLEAGLAGYTYLLES
- a CDS encoding symmetrical bis(5'-nucleosyl)-tetraphosphatase encodes the protein MSIYAIGDIHGAADLLDKLLDRLAARGPIERLWFVGDLVNRGPDSAGVIRRVKALGDTAITVLGNHDLSLLSLAVRADAAQRAPDSLKPLLAAADRQPLLDWLRHRPLMHHDADLGWTMVHAGLPPGWPVAEGLARARELEAALRAPDHAAFLGQLFGNTPERWHSGLRGVPRLRFIANALTRLRFVGPNRRLDMDYKKTLAGAPPELTPWFAVPGRVSAGQRIVFGHWSALERVAWPEYNVWGIDTGAAWGGTLSALDLTRPTPELIQVAARD